A genomic segment from Aegilops tauschii subsp. strangulata cultivar AL8/78 chromosome 1, Aet v6.0, whole genome shotgun sequence encodes:
- the LOC109781581 gene encoding AP-3 complex subunit delta: protein MASAPSAPSTAPSLVDTLFQRSLDDLVKSLRADPSAAGESLAVARALSEIHREIRAPDAATKAVALQKFTYLSSLHFVPVASHPLAFPAIELLASPHLPHKRLAYLAASLSLHPASLSLLPLATHQIHKDLSPSTSAAASHHVCALALQLLASPAAAAAPDLAVHLAHDLVPHLSRGSPRAIAAAARIIAASPSTGVPVLFKPLAACLASSDPRASTAAASAFCELSAPPADVAPFLPLAPDLYNLLTTSRSNWALIKVLKIFARLAPLESRLAARIVDPVCQLLTRSSAMSLTFECVRTVLTALPAHGAAVSLAIGKVKEFLAASDDPNLRYLGLLALGMLGPAYASTVNESRDVIALSLGDADSNIRREALHLMMGMVDENNVMDIAGMLVSHAARSDPEFANDILGAVLAACGRNVYELVSDFDWYVSLLADMARSLHCAQGDEIGRQLVDVGLRVHDARPELVRSARSLLIDPALLGNNLLCSVLSAAAWVSGEYIDCSKDPVELVEALSQPRTSLLPMSVRAVYIQAVLKVVTFCCNLYVESSNDSNKESDLVFDELAVDQTVSRGSKSEIQPAEEQIVMPGTAKNDPFSNKSIVYMINLIETTVGPLVESKEVEVLERARNLMGFVHLLREIWELKERKVSDHNKHKRVVELINSMQTVFSQELRPVSVNAQKKISLPEDLVLHENLSELADILSEDDTILSTSISFISRNCHSVETRDEPAVVSVDSSSLFEHRKRHGIYYLPTGKAEDDANSYPRANDPLLSAENASAMEDKSETVQPVSAGKKLKAMRSRPKVVKLDGEDFLSSMMTSANILKAADKSEVMGKKMDTGESSSQWIQNIYADTGSLSTSSSRTSKQPDLTKEKSTIPLDSDKKEPRKHRTSSRSGHRQGKHTHRERPSTQPDVAPQAPVVQDFLL, encoded by the coding sequence ATGGCTTCCGCCCCGTCGGCTCCGTCGACGGCGCCGTCACTGGTGGACACCCTCTTCCAGCGCTCGCTGGACGACCTCGTCAAGTCCCTCCGCGCCGACCCTTCAGCCGCCGGCGAGTCGCtggccgtcgcccgcgccctctcCGAGATCCACCGTGAGATCCGCGCCCCGGACGCGGCGACCAAGGCCGTCGCGCTCCAGAAGTTCACCTACCTCTCCTCCCTCCACTTCGTCCCCGTCGCCTCCCACCCGCTCGCGTTCCCCGCCATCGAGCTCCTCGCCTCGCCGCACCTCCCGCACAAGCGCCTCGCCTACCTCGCCGCCTCGCTGTCGCTGCACCCCGCCTCGCTCTCCCTCCTCCCGCTCGCCACCCACCAGATCCACAAGGACCTCTCTCCTtccacctccgccgccgcctcccaccACGTATGCGCCCTCGCGCTCCAGCTCCTTGCCtcccccgccgctgccgccgcgcccgACCTCGCCGTCCACCTCGCGCACGACCTCGTGCCCCACCTGTCCCGTGGCAGCCCGCGCGCTATCGCAGCCGCAGCGCGCATCATAGCCGCCTCCCCGTCTACTGGTGTGCCGGTCCTCTTCAAGCCGCTGGCTGCATGTCTTGCTTCGTCCGACCCACGGGCGTCAACTGCGGCTGCGTCCGCCTTCTGTGAGCTGTCGGCGCCGCCGGCTGATGTGGCCCCATTCCTGCCTCTCGCGCCTGACCTTTACAATCTGCTAACCACATCCCGCTCCAACTGGGCGCTCATCAAGGTGCTCAAGATATTTGCTAGGCTGGCCCCTCTGGAGTCGCGCCTAGCTGCGCGGATTGTTGATCCAGTCTGCCAGCTCCTCACTCGTTCATCAGCCATGTCGCTGACATTCGAGTGTGTCCGCACGGTGCTAACTGCACTACCAGCGCATGGTGCCGCAGTGAGCCTTGCCATTGGGAAAGTCAAGGAATTCCTTGCTGCTTCTGATGATCCTAACCTGCGCTATCTCGGGCTCTTGGCACTTGGTATGCTTGGCCCAGCATATGCATCAACTGTCAATGAGAGCCGTGATGTGATTGCCCTGTCACTGGGTGATGCTGACTCAAACATCCGTAGGGAGGCATTGCACCTTATGATGGGAATGGTTGATGAAAACAATGTCATGGATATTGCTGGCATGCTGGTCAGTCATGCCGCAAGGTCAGACCCAGAGTTTGCAAATGACATTCTTGGTGCCGTCCTAGCAGCATGTGGGCGCAATGTATATGAGCTGGTGTCAGATTTTGATTGGTATGTCTCACTACTCGCAGATATGGCTAGGAGCTTGCACTGTGCGCAGGGGGATGAGATTGGTCGCCAGCTTGTTGATGTGGGACTTAGGGTGCATGATGCACGGCCAGAGCTTGTCCGTTCAGCTCGATCTCTCCTAATTGATCCTGCCTTGCTTGGGAACAATCTCCTATGCTCTGTTCTTTCTGCTGCTGCATGGGTCTCTGGTGAGTATATTGATTGTAGCAAGGATCCTGTTGAGCTTGTTGAGGCACTATCACAGCCAAGGACTAGCCTCTTGCCAATGTCAGTGAGAGCTGTGTACATCCAGGCAGTACTTAAAGTGGTCACGTTCTGTTGCAATTTATATGTAGAGAGTTCGAATGATTCAAACAAGGAATCGGATCTAGTGTTTGATGAGTTAGCTGTTGATCAAACTGTCAGTAGGGGAAGCAAGTCTGAAATTCAACCTGCTGAAGAACAAATCGTTATGCCAGGCACAGCTAAAAATGACCCCTTTTCAAACAAATCAATAGTTTACATGATTAACTTGATTGAAACAACGGTTGGGCCCCTTGTTGAGTCCAAGGAAGTTGAGGTCCTGGAGAGGGCGCGCAACCTGATGGGTTTTGTCCATTTGTTAAGAGAGATCTGGGAGTTGAAGGAAAGGAAGGTCAGTGATCATAACAAGCATAAACGGGTCGTGGAGCTCATTAATAGTATGCAAACAGTATTCTCTCAGGAATTAAGGCCTGTTTCTGTGAATGCCCAGAAGAAAATTTCCCTTCCTGAGGATCTTGTCTTGCATGAAAATCTGTCTGAACTTGCTGACATTTTAAGTGAAGATGACACTATTCTGTCAACTTCAATCTCTTTTATCTCTCGCAACTGTCATTCTGTAGAGACTAGAGATGAGCCTGCAGTAGTGTCAGTTGATTCATCTTCTCTTTTTGAGCACCGTAAACGACACGGGATATACTATCTCCCAACAGGAAAAGCTGAGGATGACGCAAATAGCTACCCTCGTGCCAATGATCCTCTTCTTTCTGCTGAGAATGCAAGTGCCATGGAGGATAAATCCGAGACTGTCCAGCCTGTATCTGCTGggaaaaaattgaaggccatGAGGTCCAGACCAAAAGTAGTGAAATTGGATGGCGAAGATTTCCTAAGTTCTATGATGACTAGTGCAAATATTCTAAAGGCTGCAGATAAGTCAGAAGTCATGGGCAAAAAAATGGACACTGGCGAATCTAGTTCTCAATGGATACAGAACATATATGCTGATACTGGAAGCCTTTCTACTTCAAGTTCTAGGACAAGTAAGCAACCCGATCTTACTAAAGAGAAGAGCACAATACCTCTTGACAGTGATAAGAAAGAGCCGAGAAAGCATAGAACCTCTTCTAGGAGTGGGCATCGTCAAGGAAAACATACACACAGAGAAAGACCTAGTACTCAGCCTGATGTTGCACCTCAAGCTCCGGTTGTTCAAGATTTCCTTCTGTAG